In Lepidochelys kempii isolate rLepKem1 chromosome 8, rLepKem1.hap2, whole genome shotgun sequence, a single genomic region encodes these proteins:
- the CNN3 gene encoding calponin-3, whose protein sequence is MTHFNKGPSYGLSAEVKNKIALKYDPQAEEDLRNWIEEVTGLTVGANFQLGLKDGIILCELINKLQPGSVKKINQSELNWHQLENIGNFIKAIQVYGMKPHDIFEANDLYENGNMTQVQTSLVALAGLAKTKGFHTTIDIGVKYAEKQARSFDAGKLKAGQSVIGLQMGTNKCASQAGMTAYGTRRHLYDPKMQTDKPFDQTTISLQMGTNKGASQAGMLAPGTRRDIYDQKLTLQPVDNSTISLQMGTNKVASQKGMSVYGLGRQVYDPKYCAAPTEPVIHNGSQGTGTNGSEISDSDYQAEYPDDYHGEYQDDYQRDYHGQYSDQGIDY, encoded by the exons ATTGCCCTGAAATATGATCCACAGGCAGAAGAAGATCTACGCAATTGGATAGAAGAGGTTACGGGGCTGACCGTTGGTGCAAACTTTCAGTTGGGCTTAAAGGATGGCATAATCCTATGCGA ACTTATAAACAAACTGCAGCCAGGATCAGTGAAGAAAATCAATCAATCAGAACTAAATTGGCATcag ttggaGAACATTGGGAATTTTATCAAAGCCATCCAAGTCTATGGTATGAAGCCACATGATATTTTTGAAGCAAATGATCTTTATGAGAATGGGAACATGACCCAAGTTCAGACTTCACTTGTGGCACTAGCTGGTCTG GCAAAAACCAAAGGATTCCATACCACAATTGATATTGGTGTCAAATATGCAGAAAAGCAAGCAAGGAGTTTTGATGCAGGAAAACTAAAAGCTGGCCAAAGTGTAATTGGCCTGCAG ATGGGAACCAATAAGTGTGCCAGCCAGGCAGGTATGACTGCTTATGGGACCAGAAGGCATCTCTATGATCCAAAAATGCAAACTGATAAACCATTTGACCAGACAACAATTAGCCTACAGATGGGTACTAACAAAGGGGCCAGTCAG GCTGGGATGCTGGCACCAGGCACCAGAAGAGATATTTATGACCAGAAGCTCACATTACAGCCAGTGGACAACTCTACTATTTCACTACAAATGGGTACTAACAAAGTGGCTTCCCAGAAGGGAATGAGCGTGTATGGGCTTGGACGACAAGTGTATGACCCGAAATATTGTGCTGCTCCAACAGAACCTGTAATTCATAATGGAAGCCAAGGAACAGGAACTAATGGGTCAGAAATCAGCGATAGTGATTATCAGGCAGAATATCCAGATGACTATCATGGCGAGTACCAGGATGACTATCAAAGAGATTACCATGGTCAGTACAGTGACCAGGGCATTGATTATTAG